The proteins below come from a single Drosophila miranda strain MSH22 chromosome Y unlocalized genomic scaffold, D.miranda_PacBio2.1 Contig_Y1_pilon, whole genome shotgun sequence genomic window:
- the LOC117191721 gene encoding uncharacterized protein LOC117191721 — MNATENTPAKAHQRAAASAESPEVVDLTDFSDAEGSRDIPPLFSRRPSGFRRENLWSPPPYKRRAATCSPEPGSPSFEEEFEDAGSSQHSFPEPETPSYAPMFEQEFEDAGYHQRRHPRTGRGIYRPERGLERYTPKPYNAYYDDGESEEEEPYGRQFIAETETFHHTLTPWGLRVTRKHQMSVDVFVPPGRNVNAFFRTFRKAAEPIDYRSEPAAPARASPPHAEARPPTPASDPPRCPNPPEESAATTPTHAEAPHAEAAQGPPTEWPTGATEEGNAAPVRQAELTEPEEQWETGPDSGYPTMTLRRVKQPVAEETAPTPKLGNESTREGQSPADFSLIEELNQPTQWVIAPADWQVNILRRALPAGLIEEIHQRLLETERLRFRSWSWDQCYRVHKRSRAAATARRRRPSQGPDTFETSETSSDSSMDSEDGFTTDSEDEEEPQTRRHDPPPQYSRQCPPGSVTLRGGPSELPSYQQSQR; from the exons ATGAACGCCACCGAGAACACCCCAGCTAAGGCGCACCAGAGAGCCGCTGCATCAGCAGAGTCACCCGAAGTCGTAGACCTCACGGATTTCTCCGACGCCGAGGGTTCCCGAGACATCCCCCCGCTGTTCTCCCGCCGACCATCCGGGTTCCGTCGAGAGAACCTGTGGTCGCCGCCGCCGTATAAACGACGAGCCGCGACCTGCTCCCCGGAGCCAGGGTCACCGTCATTCGAAGAGGAGTTCGAAGATGCCGGTTCTAGCCAGCACAGCTTCCCGGAACCAGAGACGCCATCATACGCGCCGATGTTCGAACAGGAGTTTGAAGATGCCGGTTATCACCAGCGCCGCCATCCCCGAACCGGACGTGGCATTTACCGTCCCGAGAGGGGGCTGGAGCGTTACACACCAAAACCATACAACGCGTACTACGACGACGGGGAGAGCGAAGAGGAGGAACCCTACGGTCGGCAATTCATAGCCGAAACAGAGACCTTTCACCACACGCTCACGCCATGGGGGTTACGCGTCACGCGTAAACACCAGATGTCCGTAGACGTCTTTGTCCCTCCCGGCCGGAATGTCAACGCGTTCTTCAGGACATTCCGAAAAGCCGCGGAACCAATCGACTACCGCTCCGAACCGGCCGCCCCAGCCAGGGCAAGCCCCCCGCACGCCGAAGCGCGACCGCCAACGCCCGCATCGGATCCTCCCCGATGCCCCAATCCTCCAGAAGAGTCAGCGGCGACCACACCAACGCACGCCGAAGCGCCCCACGCGGAGGCAGCGCAAGGCCCTCCCACTGAATGGCCCACCGGGGCTACAGAAGAGGGAAACGCCGCTCCGGTTCGACAAGCGGAGCTGACCGAACCGGAGGAGCAGTGGGAAACGGGGCCAGACAGCGGGTACCCCACCATGACCCTACGGAGGGTAAAACAACCCGTTGCGGAGGAGACGGCGCCGACCCCCAAACTGGGGA ACGAATCTACGCGGGaggggcaaagtccagcggacttcTCCCTGATCGAAGAGCTGAACCAGCCCACCCAGTGGGTAATCGCGCCGGCAGATTGGCAGGTGAACATCCTACGCCGAGCCCTACCGGCGGGCCTCATCGAGGAGATACACCAGCGGCTGCTGGAAACGGAGAGGCTCCGTTTCCGAAGCTGGTCCTGGGATCAGTGCTACCGGGTCCACAAGCGATCCCGGGCCGCGGCT ACAGCACGACGACGACGGCCAAGCCAGGGGCCAGACACCTTCGAGACAAGCGAGACATCGTCCGACAGTAGCATGGACAGTGAAGACGGGTTCACTACGGATTCAGAGGACGAAGAGGAACCCCAAACCCGAAGACACGACCCCCCGCCGCAGTACTCTCGCCAATGCCCGCCAGGCAGCGTCACCTTGCGAGGGGGACCGTCGGAGCTACCCTCGTACCAGCAGTCCCAGAGATGA